The Coprobacillus cateniformis DNA window AATGTTCATGCTTCTGGAAGTATAGCTATGATGAAGGCTGCTAGGGAAGGACTAGAAGAAGGCTCTGCTCATAGAAAAAGACCTTTATGTATAGCTGTGACATGTTTAACTTCTTTAGATCAAAAAGTCTTAGATGATGAGTTATTAATTCACGATCCATTGCCTGATGTCGTATTAAGATGGGCACAAAATGCAAAGATAGCTGGATTGGATGGAGTTGTTTGCTCACCTCTTGAGTCAAAAATTATTCACGAACAACTGGGAGAGCATTTTATTACTGTAACACCAGGAATTAGACTTGCTAGTGATAGTGTTAATGATCAAAAAAGAGTGACAACCCCAGCAATGGCAAAGGAGTTAACTTCTACATATATTGTTGTAGGAAGAACAATTACTCGTGCTAAGGATCCTGTTCAGACTTATTATGAAGTATATAGACAATTTCAAGGAGAGTAGAAAATGGAAAGAAAAATTGCAAAAGATTTATTAGATATTCAAGCTGTCTTTTTAAGACCTAATGAGCCATTCACGTGGGCTTCTGGTATAAAATCACCAATTTATTGTGATAATCGTCTAACATTATCTTATCCTAATGTTAGAGATGATATTGAACAAGGTTTAGCAAAACTAATTAGAGAGTATTATCCAGAATGTGAATGTTTGATGGGAACTGCAACTGCCGGAATAGCTCATGCAGCGTTAGTTGCAAATATTTTAGGCTTACCTATGGGGTATGTTCGTGGTGGTGCCAAATCTCATGGAAGAAATAATCGTATAGAGGGTTTAGTTAAACCAGGAATGAAGGTTATTGTAGTAGAAGATTTAATTTCAACAGGAGGGTCTTCTCTAGAATGTGTTGATGCACTAAAAGACGCTGGGTGTGAAGTTATTGGAATGGTTGCCATTTTTACATATGGCTTACCAAAAGCGACTGCTAATTTTAATGATAAACAGTGTAGTTTCCATACATTAACAAATTATGATGCACTTATTGAAGTTGCTGTTGAAAATCAATATATTCAAGAAAGCGATCTTATAAAGTTGAAATCATGGAAAGAGAATCCAAATGATGAATCTTGGATGGAAAAATAAGTTTAGTATTGACTAAACTTATTCTTTTTTAAATATAATTTTATTGATATGTGAATTATACTATTCTTATAGCCATATATTATACTTTATCATTGCATAAAGTATAATATTGATGTAAAATGGCATAAGAATTATAGTGAGGTAAATATTATGAAATATAATAAAGGCTTTTTTTGGCATAAGATAAAAATATTGACTGCTTCTTTTTTTATGATAACACCTATGTTTTTTCAATTAAAGATTAATTCCTTTTCATCAATTTGTAATTATTTAGGTGTGAAAGCAGATGCAGATTTATTACAAAATGTAGGTTTTAAATTACAAATACTTTTAGGTGACTTTTTGATGTCATTTCATGGGCAATCAATACTGATGTTATGTGTATTTATGATTGCTGTTTTTCTTGTAAGAAAGTATCAGCAAATTATGACTAAAGATTTGCTAAAATGTACTATTGTTCCTTCAATATTGTTTGCCTTTTTTCAAGTGTTTGGACAATCATTTCAACAAACGGACAGTTGGAGATTGATTTTTGAAAATTATAGAACAGTTTTAAAAGCATGTTTTTTATTTACTGGATATACTGTTTTGTTTATAATTATTATAGGTTTATTATTTAAATACCTTAAAAAGTGTAAAATGATTCAATCAACAAAGGAATTTCAATGGTTTACAGATAATAAGAAATCAATTTTAGTTGTTATGGCAATTATTTTGCTATTCTGGGCCCCATCATTAATTTCTAATTTTCCTGGTATTACAAATTATGATTTTTTTGATATGTTAAATAGTTTTTATGGACATGAAACATATAGTTTAAGAGCTGTTACACTCATTGATCCATCAGTTACACTAAATAATAATAATCCAGTTCTACAAACTTTACTTGCCGTTGGATGTATGAAAATAGGAACATTTTTTAATTTACCTTGGATAGGATTATTTATATTTTGTTATAGTCAAGCTATTCTATTTGCCCTCGTACTATCTTATGTTATTTATTATTTAGCAAAAATAGGTGTTCACCAATATTTGCGTATAGGGTTATTGCTTATTTTTGGGTTAGCACCAATGAATGCGAATTATGCTGTAACAACATTAAAAGATGTTAATTTTGCCTTTGTGTTTTTATTATATTTGATTTGTTTATTAGAGATGGTAAAATCTCCTCAAGAATTTTTTAATCAAAAAAAGAAATTGTTTTATTTTGCTGGGATAAATTTATTATTAATGTTATTGAGAAACAATGGGTCGTATATATTAATTCCAACAGATATAGTTTTATTAATTGTTTATAGAAAATACTGGAAACAAACTGCTATATCAACACTTACTCCTTTATTTATATTTATAGTATTAATTTCTAATGTTCTATATCCAGCTTTGAAGATAGCTCCAGGTAGTAAAAGAGAAATGTATTCAGTTCCTTTTCAGCAGACAGCCAGATTAGTTAAGGAACATGGTGATGAAATTCCTCAAGAGGATAGAGATATAATCAATAAAGTTCTTGCATATGATAAGATTGCTGAACGATATAATCCTGAGTTATCAGATAAGGTTAAAGCAACTTATAAGAAATATTCTACGTCTGAAGATATGAGTCAATACTTAAATGTTTGGGCTAAATGGTTGTTTATTTATCCTGATGTATATATTCAAGCAACAATGAATAATTGTTATGGTTATTTCTATCCTGATGCAAAAAGTTGGATAGCATATACAGAAATTACACCTCCAGGTAAGGATTATAGAGTATCTAGTCCAAAATTGTTAACACCTATACGTGAATTTGTTAATGCGATTCCAGAATTTGTACGAAATATACCGATTGTAGGATTAATTGAGAGTATTGGCTTTTATACTTGGTTACTTATTTTAAGTATTGCATATCTTGTCTATACTCATAATAAGAAATTTATTTATATGTATACACCATTACTTATTCTTTTGTTGACTTGTGTTTTATCTCCAGCAAACACCATGTTAAGATATATCTATCCAATGATATTATCTGTACCTATTTTAATATGCTATATTCTGCATATGCAGTTTGAAAAAGGATGTGAATAAAATGACTAAAATTCTAGTGATTATACCGGCATATAATGAAAGAGAAAGTATTCTTCAGGTTATCAAGAGTTTAAAAGAGTTGCCGTTGCCTTTAGATTATGTTGTTGTCAATGATTGTTCTAAAGATGATACAAAAGAGATTTTACAAAAGAATGGTACAAACTATCTTGACTTACCAGTGAATTTAGGTATTGGTGGTGCAGTCCAAGCTGGCTATAAATTTGCAAAAGAAAATGGATATGATATAGCTATACAAATTGATGGTGATGGACAACATAACCCTGAATATATTCATAATCTTGTTCAACCAATATTAGATGGTAAAGCTGATGCTTGCATAGGTTCACGCTTTATCGAAAAGGAGGGCTTTCAGTCCTCTTGGTTACGTAGATTTGGAATTAATCTTTTAAGTGGTTGTATATCTTTATTTTATGGTCAAAAAATACATGATGTTACAAGTGGGTTTAGAGCTGTCAATAAAGGGTTAATTGAGATTTATGCGCAAGATTATGCACAAGATTATCCTGAACCTGAAGCATTAGTAACAGCTATTCTTCATCATCAAAAAATTATTGAAGTACCAGTTGAGATGAGAGAAAGATTAGGTGGAACTAGTTCTATACATAGTTTTAAATCTATTTATTATATGATAAAAGTTTCATTAGCTATTATTTGTCGTAAATTAACATTGCGAAAGGAGCCATAAAAAATGAATAGTATACTTCAAGTCGCAATGATTATTGCAATTGCTTTTTATTTTATTTGTTTATTTACTCTTTTGAGAAAAAATAAAGTAACTTTAAAATATATACTTTTGTGGTTTGTTACAGGAATTATTATGCTATTTATAGCAATTTTTCCAACCCTTTTAGAAACACCTTTGCATTGGTTGGGAATTGTTGAGTTTACCAACGGGCTTTTTGCAGTAATATTTTTCTTTTTAATTATTATTGTTATGTCTTTGACAACAATCTTATCAGATATTAGTGAAAAGCAACGAGATATGGCTCAAAAAATGGCTATTTATGAATATAAGTTAAGACAATTAGAAGAACGAGGAGAATCGCAATGAAAATGACATTATTATGTTTACTAAATACTGGTTTAATGGTTACTGGTCAAATATTATTTAAAGTTGGTAGTCAGGGAAAAACATTATCTAGTATATCTGATATGGTTCGATTAATGTTTTCTCCAGTTGTTTTAGTAGCTTTATGCCTATATGCTGGAACAACAATGCTTTGGCTATACATATTGAGTAAGGTAGATATTAGCTTTGCATATCCAATTCAAGCACTTGCATTTCCAGTAGTTATGATTGTATCAGCGTTTATGTTTCATGAACAAATTCCAGCTATGAGATGGATTGGAGTGGCAATTATTTTTATTGGTGTTTTACTTGTTGTTCAAAAATAATCATGAATACATTGCAATTTTATGATTATACAAGTAAAATAGGAATGAAATAGGTAACTCTATTGGAGGAGAATTTATGTTTAAAAGTATGAAATATGTCTTACATGAGAATTTTACAAATTTGTTTAGAATTTATTCTATTTCTAAATATGAATTAGTAGCTGACATGAGAGACTCAAAATTAGGATTGTTTTGGAATTTTGCAAATCCTGTTATTCAAGTTTTAACCTATTGGTTTGTATTTGGATTAATTATGCAAAAAAAAGCTGTTTCCCATATTCCATACCTGTACTGGATGTTAGGAGGAATGGTTGTTTGGTTTTTTATATCTCCTTGTATTACTAATGGATGTAATGCTATTTTTTCAAAAGTAAATGTTATAACAAAAATGAAATTTCCTGTAAGTATTCTTCCAGCCACTGTTGTTATTAAGGAATTATTTAATCATCTTTGCTTAATGTTAATCCTGGTTGTGCTCTTTATAATGGGTGGATATTATCCATCCCTGCATTGGTTTGAATTAATATATTATTTGTTCTGTGCTGTTATTTTCTCTATATCTTTATCAATGACGACTTCAGTTTTGAATATGTTAGCTCGTGATACAAGAAAACTGGTTTTGGCATGTATGAGGCTCTTATTATACTTAACACCAATTTTGTGGGAAATACCAAAAAATTTACCTCATATTGTTAAACTTATATTAAAAGCAAATCCAATTTATTATATAGTACAGGGGTATCGTGACTGTTTCTTTTTTCATAAAGGGATATTTTCATATACTAATTCTATGATTGCTTTCTGGGTTGTTACTATTTTGTTATTTGCATTTGGAAGTTATATGATGTATAAATTTAAACATAAGTTTATTGATATGATATAGAGGTGATAATGTGGAAAAAGAATGTGCAATAGAGTTTAAGCAAGTTTCAAAAATATACAGTTTAAAATCTAAGGATAAGAAACATCTAACTGATAAACGCTTTTATGCTTTGAAAAAAATAAGTTTTAGAATCCCAAAAGGTGAGGTAGTTGGCATATTGGGAACAAATGGCTCTGGTAAATCAACAATGTCAATTATTTTGGCTGGAATTAGTGAGGTTGATGAAGGTGAAATGATAGTTAATGGAGAACAAGCGCTAATTGCTATTAATACTGGTCTTAATCAACAACTTACTGGTTTGGAAAATATTCAATTAAAAGGGGCGTTGTTAGGATTATCTAAAAAACGAATTCAAGAGATAACGGATGGTGTTATTGAATTTGCTGAAATTGGTGATTTTTTATACCAACCTGTAAAAAAATATTCAAGTGGTATGAAATCACGATTAGGTTTTTCAATAAATCTTTGTTTAAATCCTGATATTTTAATTGTTGATGAGGCATTATCTGTTGGTGACAAGGGTTTTGCACAAAAATGTATTGATAAAATGAAGAGCCTAAAAAAAGAAGGAAAAACTATTGTTTTCATATCTCACTCTTTACCACAAGTGCGTGATTTTTGTGATACAGCAATGTGGATAGAAGGTGGAATGCTTAAAGAGTACGGTGAAATTAATGAGGTTTGCGATCATTATGCTACATATGTTGATTATTATAATTCTCTAGATAATGAAAGCAAAAAGAAAGAAAGAGATTTGAAATTTGAAAAACGTATTATTCCAAATAATCATAAAAAAGGTTTCTTTAGTAAATTGTTTGGGTAATTGAGAAAGAGGCAAGAATGAAAAGAGTAATTACATATGGAACATTTGATTTGTTTCACATTGGACATTTAAATATTTTAAAGCGTGCAAAGGCTTTAGGAGATTATTTAGTAGTTGCGGTATCAAGTGATGACTTTAATGCAGTCAAAGGAAAAAAATGTGCTATTCCTGATAAAGAAAGAATGGCAATAGTTGAAGCAATAAAGTATGTTGATGAAGTTATTTCAGAAGATTCTTGGGATCAAAAAGTAAATGATATTAAAAGTCATGATATTGATATTTTTGTAATGGGAGATGATTGGGAAGGGAAATTTGATTTCTTAAAAGATTATTGTCAAGTTGTTTATCTTCCAAGGACTGATGGTATTAGTACTACAAAAATCAAGAAAGAACTCAAATTGAAATAAAGTTGATAAATTATCTTTTTAAGATAATTTTTTCTGTATATATGTATATGAAAGGAAAATAAATATGGAAAATATTAAAGTATCAGTTATAGTTCCAATCTATAATGTCGAAGCATATTTGCCGAGGTGCATAGAAAGTTTAATTAATCAAACGTTACAGGAAATAGAAATTATATTGGTGAATGATGGATCACCAGATAATTCGCAATCTATCATTGAGCATTATGCTTCTTTGTATCCTAATAAAATTGTATCTTTGATAAAGGAAAATGGTGGTTTATCTGATGCACGTAATTTTGGTATTGATTATGCTAAAGGTGAATACATTTCTTTTATTGATAGTGATGATTATGTTGATGAAACATATTTAGAAAAAATGTATAATAGAGCTATTGAGAGTCATTCTGAGATTGTTGTTTGTGGTTATTATGGAGTGAACGAAATAGAAGGGACATATAAATGGTTACAAAAAGGTAATACTGATATCTATAATACTGATTTATTGAATAGTCCAACACTTATTCATAATAATTCACCATATGCATGGAATAAAATATATCATCGTTCATTATTTGAAAGAACAAATATTCGATATCCTAAAGGGTGGATTTGGGAGGATATTCCTACAACATATCCATTACTTGCATGTGCCAATAAAATTTCAAAAGTTGACGAACCACTTATATATTATGTATTAAAAAGAGAAGGTTCAATTACTGCCACTTATTCAAGAAAGCAATTACAACTTTTCCAATCGTTAGAACTTTTATTAGAGAGATTCAAAGAATTGGGAGTTTTTGAAGAATTTTATGAAGAATTATTATTTATAAATATGCGCCATATAATTTTTAGATTTAAAGAATTTGTAAAATATAGAGATTTTAAAATGAAGTATAAGTTTGTTAAAGATGGATTTAAACATCTTGATACATTTTTTCCTGGCTGGAGAAAAAGCCCATATTATTTTACTTATTATGATGTTAATCAACCTTTTAAGCAGTGGAGAATGAAGTCAAAAATTTATTGGTATTATGTTATTTTAATTCCGAATTTTATTCATCATTTTTTTGCAAAAGTTAGTAGTTTCACAAAGAAATTAAAAAAACTCTTTAGTCAGAATAATTTTGTTAAGTATATATATGCACATTATCTCAAATATGGTGTATTAGATGAGAAAGCTGTTTTATTTGAATCGTTTCATGGAACAACCCTTTCAGATTCTCCTTTTTATATGATGAAAGAATTGCATGAATCTGGTAAAAATATGAAAATTTATTTTACGACTCAACATTATGAAACTCATAAAAAAATGATTGATGATTATGGTTTTGATGTAGAGTTAGTTAAATTAAATTCATTTCGCTATGCCAAAGTTCTTGCGACATCTAAATATTTGGTTAATAATGTTTCTTTCCCACCATATTTTATGCGTCACAAGAATCAAAAATATTTAAATACTTGGCATGGAACACCACTTAAAACGTTAGGAAAGAAAATGGTTCAGGGGATTGAGGATATGTCTAATATGCAAAGAAATTTTTTGCATTGTACAGATTTATTATATCCTAACGATTTTACAATGGCCCATATGATGGAGGATTATAACTTATTTGGATTATTCACTGGAAAAACCATAGTTAGTGGATATCCACGAAATAGTATTTTTATGGATGTTGAAAAAGCGAAAAGAACAAGAATGAATTTTCATCTTGAGGATAAAGAAGTTTTTGCATATATGCCAACTTGGCGTGGTACACAAAGTAATGTTGCAGTAAATGAACTTTATGCAAAAGATGTTAATGCAATATTAGAACGTTTAGATCAAGAATTAAATGATAATCAAATTTTGTTTGTTAATCTTCATTCATTAGTTAAAGATGATGTGCCAGTTGATGGTTATAAACATATTTTTCCATTCCCTAATATAGATAACTATGAGTTTTTGAACTGTGTTGATGTTCTTATTTCAGACTATTCAAGTGTATTTTTTGATTTCTCAATAACGAAAAAACCAATTGTTTTATTCATGTATGACTATGAGGAATATATGAGTGATCGAGGAACTTACTTTGATGCAAGAACATTACCATTTGAAAAAATTTATACTTTGGATAAGCTTGTTGAATACATCCATTTAGAGAATAAAGGTGTTCATAATTATGATGGATTAAATGACTATTATTTGCAGTTTAATCAATATGATTCGTTAGATTGTACTCAAAAGTTAAATGAGTATTTCTTTGACGATAATCAAAATGATTTACAAGTATTTGACTATTCATATAATAAGGATGTTCATCATACATTATATTTTGCACCCAAAATTGTAAAGAGAGAAGATTATAATCAACTAAGAGAAATTCATCAATTAAAAAATCCTGTTATAGTTTTTATGAAAAGTCAGTTTAATTATTTATTAAGAGAATCACTTCTCTATGAATATAATGATAAAGTTGATTATATTATTGTTAAACAAAGTATAGCTTATACACTATTTGAGAGAATTAAAATCGGGTTATCAAAATATCTGCCTTTTATTAAAATTGAGCGATTACAAATGAGAGCGTTTGATAATTTATTGCCAAATATCATTATTGATGAAATAGAATATCGTAAAAATCCATCATGTTTTTTACAAAGAGTTTTTAAAGCATTTTCAACTATTAATAAAAAGTAACTATATTAATTATAGTGTATAAAAAGAAAAAACTTTTCTTGGATATCTAATTTATATTAAAACTTATCATTTCTCCACTAATTTATTTATACTTACTATATTTTTTGATAAAAGTCTAGCGTATTCTAAAAAAGAGTATTCTAGATTTTTTAATATATTGTTCTTTTATTTATTATACAAATTATTTATTTCATAATCTTATTATTCGCTTAATATGGATTTTTACTATAAAATTATTATGAATTTGTAACTGTCTATTTGCTACTTTTTTTGGATTAATTATGTATTTATTGTTGTTAGGTTTTGAGAAGGATATTTATTACTTTTTATGATATTGAGTAGTTTAAACGTAAGATTTATTAATAGCTTCTTAATAAAGGACTTATGATTTATAAACAGATTCCAAGATAACATATAAAAAAGATGATATTAAACTAAAATGCTGCTATCTAGTATTCATTAATGAATAGCCAATTTAATAATTTGTGCTATTAAGATGACTTTATGAATTTTCAAGTAACCTATAAAGTTTTAGTGGAAATAATCTAATATTTATATTGCAAAAATTCACTTTTTTGGTTTATATATAGAAAATATGTATTTCTTATAATATGTGTAAAACCATATGTCCAATAAAAATTTTTCTTAGAAACAAGATACTTTTTATTTGTTTTACAAGATTATCTTATTATTACAGTTTGTAGAAAATGTTGAAGGTGAATTATATAATATTATAAGAAAGATATTGATTTTTTAAAATTGCATATGAAATTTTTTTAAAGATACTATAAGTGTGCAGCCTCATTTTGCTATTTATGAGCAGGAAAGAATAGGGAGATATAATCTTTATATAATTTATTTATCAATATTCCCTTTTCTATGTTAATAATAAAATTAATAATGGTTAAAATTTGAATTTCTTATCTTGAAATTTTCAATGCCTACTTGAAATGAATTAGCTATTATTTCATGATTTTTTAAGAATTATCGATAGGATTTGTAAAGTATATTCCTATAAATGATAGGTAATTGATAGTTTCATATTTTTGTATTTAAGTGAATTTATCCATTTTATTTTGTGTCAAGAGTTTTATTTATGGTGATTACATTTATATCGGGGATATATATTCAAAAATTATATATTAATGAAGTCAGAAATTATTGTTTTTTTCACAGAAATTACATATAAGGATATTACAATAATTATGGTCAAGGGGGAATATATTTGAAAAAATTAAGATTAAAAAAGAAATATAAAATATTCTTAATATATTTAGGAATATTCTTTATAGGAAGTGTTATTTTGTATCTTTTTATTCCTAGAAATGATGTTGAGTTTAGAAATGATGTTGAAGAGATAAGTTTGAAAGCTGGGGAAGTAAAGAGGTTAGAAGCAAGATTTAAAGGTGAAGGAAATAATCAAGTCATTTATTCAATTGAGGATACAGCTATTGCTGATATCGATGAGAATGGTAATGTATTAGCTAAGAAGATTGGAAAGACGATAGTATATGCAGGAAGTCATAAAAATAAAAAACAGTCAAAAATAAAATTAAGTGTTACTAAAGATAATTTATTTGATAGTTTTGGGCATATAAATATTAAAAGTGATTTATCACAGATTCAAGAAGTTGACAGCAAACAACAATTAAGAATTGATCTTGATGAATTATTTCAAAAAAATAAGATTATTTATTCAAGTACAAATTCTAATATTGTTGATGTTGATCAACAAGGTACTCTTTATATAAAAGGAGAAGGAATTACAAAAATTATTTTAAATATTGAGAATACAGACATTTATAAAAATATTGAAATACAATCCCAAAAAAAAGTACAGCATGTTAAAAGTTTGAGTTTAGATAAAAATATTAAATCTACTTTAGAAGAAGGAGAAACAATGAAACTATCAGTATCTATAAATCCTGAAAGTGTTAATAATAAGGATTTATCTTTTTCTTCATCAGAACCAACTATAGCTTCTGTTGATGACAAAGGAGTGGTTCGTGGATTAAGACCAGGTTTGACAACAATAACAATTACAGCTAGGGATAATGGAAAGAAAATACAACATAAGATATATGTATCAAAAACTATAGGGTATTTAACAAAA harbors:
- the pyrF gene encoding orotidine-5'-phosphate decarboxylase, which encodes MKESQICIALDFQTKNEVENFLDQFGNEQLYVKVGMELFYGEGIEIIKSIKKRGHKIFLDLKLHDIPNTVKSAMKQLAKLDVDMVNVHASGSIAMMKAAREGLEEGSAHRKRPLCIAVTCLTSLDQKVLDDELLIHDPLPDVVLRWAQNAKIAGLDGVVCSPLESKIIHEQLGEHFITVTPGIRLASDSVNDQKRVTTPAMAKELTSTYIVVGRTITRAKDPVQTYYEVYRQFQGE
- the pyrE gene encoding orotate phosphoribosyltransferase translates to MERKIAKDLLDIQAVFLRPNEPFTWASGIKSPIYCDNRLTLSYPNVRDDIEQGLAKLIREYYPECECLMGTATAGIAHAALVANILGLPMGYVRGGAKSHGRNNRIEGLVKPGMKVIVVEDLISTGGSSLECVDALKDAGCEVIGMVAIFTYGLPKATANFNDKQCSFHTLTNYDALIEVAVENQYIQESDLIKLKSWKENPNDESWMEK
- a CDS encoding DUF6020 family protein; the encoded protein is MKYNKGFFWHKIKILTASFFMITPMFFQLKINSFSSICNYLGVKADADLLQNVGFKLQILLGDFLMSFHGQSILMLCVFMIAVFLVRKYQQIMTKDLLKCTIVPSILFAFFQVFGQSFQQTDSWRLIFENYRTVLKACFLFTGYTVLFIIIIGLLFKYLKKCKMIQSTKEFQWFTDNKKSILVVMAIILLFWAPSLISNFPGITNYDFFDMLNSFYGHETYSLRAVTLIDPSVTLNNNNPVLQTLLAVGCMKIGTFFNLPWIGLFIFCYSQAILFALVLSYVIYYLAKIGVHQYLRIGLLLIFGLAPMNANYAVTTLKDVNFAFVFLLYLICLLEMVKSPQEFFNQKKKLFYFAGINLLLMLLRNNGSYILIPTDIVLLIVYRKYWKQTAISTLTPLFIFIVLISNVLYPALKIAPGSKREMYSVPFQQTARLVKEHGDEIPQEDRDIINKVLAYDKIAERYNPELSDKVKATYKKYSTSEDMSQYLNVWAKWLFIYPDVYIQATMNNCYGYFYPDAKSWIAYTEITPPGKDYRVSSPKLLTPIREFVNAIPEFVRNIPIVGLIESIGFYTWLLILSIAYLVYTHNKKFIYMYTPLLILLLTCVLSPANTMLRYIYPMILSVPILICYILHMQFEKGCE
- a CDS encoding glycosyltransferase family 2 protein yields the protein MTKILVIIPAYNERESILQVIKSLKELPLPLDYVVVNDCSKDDTKEILQKNGTNYLDLPVNLGIGGAVQAGYKFAKENGYDIAIQIDGDGQHNPEYIHNLVQPILDGKADACIGSRFIEKEGFQSSWLRRFGINLLSGCISLFYGQKIHDVTSGFRAVNKGLIEIYAQDYAQDYPEPEALVTAILHHQKIIEVPVEMRERLGGTSSIHSFKSIYYMIKVSLAIICRKLTLRKEP
- a CDS encoding DUF2304 domain-containing protein, producing MNSILQVAMIIAIAFYFICLFTLLRKNKVTLKYILLWFVTGIIMLFIAIFPTLLETPLHWLGIVEFTNGLFAVIFFFLIIIVMSLTTILSDISEKQRDMAQKMAIYEYKLRQLEERGESQ
- a CDS encoding EamA family transporter, giving the protein MKMTLLCLLNTGLMVTGQILFKVGSQGKTLSSISDMVRLMFSPVVLVALCLYAGTTMLWLYILSKVDISFAYPIQALAFPVVMIVSAFMFHEQIPAMRWIGVAIIFIGVLLVVQK
- a CDS encoding ABC transporter permease → MFKSMKYVLHENFTNLFRIYSISKYELVADMRDSKLGLFWNFANPVIQVLTYWFVFGLIMQKKAVSHIPYLYWMLGGMVVWFFISPCITNGCNAIFSKVNVITKMKFPVSILPATVVIKELFNHLCLMLILVVLFIMGGYYPSLHWFELIYYLFCAVIFSISLSMTTSVLNMLARDTRKLVLACMRLLLYLTPILWEIPKNLPHIVKLILKANPIYYIVQGYRDCFFFHKGIFSYTNSMIAFWVVTILLFAFGSYMMYKFKHKFIDMI
- a CDS encoding ABC transporter ATP-binding protein, with protein sequence MEKECAIEFKQVSKIYSLKSKDKKHLTDKRFYALKKISFRIPKGEVVGILGTNGSGKSTMSIILAGISEVDEGEMIVNGEQALIAINTGLNQQLTGLENIQLKGALLGLSKKRIQEITDGVIEFAEIGDFLYQPVKKYSSGMKSRLGFSINLCLNPDILIVDEALSVGDKGFAQKCIDKMKSLKKEGKTIVFISHSLPQVRDFCDTAMWIEGGMLKEYGEINEVCDHYATYVDYYNSLDNESKKKERDLKFEKRIIPNNHKKGFFSKLFG
- the tagD gene encoding glycerol-3-phosphate cytidylyltransferase, which encodes MKRVITYGTFDLFHIGHLNILKRAKALGDYLVVAVSSDDFNAVKGKKCAIPDKERMAIVEAIKYVDEVISEDSWDQKVNDIKSHDIDIFVMGDDWEGKFDFLKDYCQVVYLPRTDGISTTKIKKELKLK
- a CDS encoding bifunctional glycosyltransferase/CDP-glycerol:glycerophosphate glycerophosphotransferase: MENIKVSVIVPIYNVEAYLPRCIESLINQTLQEIEIILVNDGSPDNSQSIIEHYASLYPNKIVSLIKENGGLSDARNFGIDYAKGEYISFIDSDDYVDETYLEKMYNRAIESHSEIVVCGYYGVNEIEGTYKWLQKGNTDIYNTDLLNSPTLIHNNSPYAWNKIYHRSLFERTNIRYPKGWIWEDIPTTYPLLACANKISKVDEPLIYYVLKREGSITATYSRKQLQLFQSLELLLERFKELGVFEEFYEELLFINMRHIIFRFKEFVKYRDFKMKYKFVKDGFKHLDTFFPGWRKSPYYFTYYDVNQPFKQWRMKSKIYWYYVILIPNFIHHFFAKVSSFTKKLKKLFSQNNFVKYIYAHYLKYGVLDEKAVLFESFHGTTLSDSPFYMMKELHESGKNMKIYFTTQHYETHKKMIDDYGFDVELVKLNSFRYAKVLATSKYLVNNVSFPPYFMRHKNQKYLNTWHGTPLKTLGKKMVQGIEDMSNMQRNFLHCTDLLYPNDFTMAHMMEDYNLFGLFTGKTIVSGYPRNSIFMDVEKAKRTRMNFHLEDKEVFAYMPTWRGTQSNVAVNELYAKDVNAILERLDQELNDNQILFVNLHSLVKDDVPVDGYKHIFPFPNIDNYEFLNCVDVLISDYSSVFFDFSITKKPIVLFMYDYEEYMSDRGTYFDARTLPFEKIYTLDKLVEYIHLENKGVHNYDGLNDYYLQFNQYDSLDCTQKLNEYFFDDNQNDLQVFDYSYNKDVHHTLYFAPKIVKREDYNQLREIHQLKNPVIVFMKSQFNYLLRESLLYEYNDKVDYIIVKQSIAYTLFERIKIGLSKYLPFIKIERLQMRAFDNLLPNIIIDEIEYRKNPSCFLQRVFKAFSTINKK
- a CDS encoding Ig-like domain-containing protein yields the protein MKKLRLKKKYKIFLIYLGIFFIGSVILYLFIPRNDVEFRNDVEEISLKAGEVKRLEARFKGEGNNQVIYSIEDTAIADIDENGNVLAKKIGKTIVYAGSHKNKKQSKIKLSVTKDNLFDSFGHINIKSDLSQIQEVDSKQQLRIDLDELFQKNKIIYSSTNSNIVDVDQQGTLYIKGEGITKIILNIENTDIYKNIEIQSQKKVQHVKSLSLDKNIKSTLEEGETMKLSVSINPESVNNKDLSFSSSEPTIASVDDKGVVRGLRPGLTTITITARDNGKKIQHKIYVSKTIGYLTKQMLEAAGIDECNKIMIVAHPDDETLWGGGHLLRDKYFILCLTNSFNEVRKDEFYKAIEYIGAKGIILSYPDLNNGTKSNWEHNKEGVRKDVDMVLGFKEWETIATHSPIGETGHRHHKFTSKIVTKSAKALNKYNFLSCFGKFYEKGKVPETLQPSLTEEEIMKKNNTLEIYKAEMKSIDAFWRQMVPFEYWKKASVWKKD